A genome region from Hevea brasiliensis isolate MT/VB/25A 57/8 chromosome 9, ASM3005281v1, whole genome shotgun sequence includes the following:
- the LOC110647707 gene encoding uncharacterized protein LOC110647707 — MALFVANGNGCCGGRIICNKPIRNHPYGHRLLHRPQILFPFSPRRALHIVSAKKLSSRTGRFDSKNRRSSTTTRDQEDDEEEKGIAEIERSNVSEAISASKVENVGTSTVDVEDDGYFLPKLPGDEPDFWEGPQWDALGFFVQYLWAFGIVFALIACGIAVATYNEGATDFKETPAYKESIQSRELLEEPEASNSDVFESNPTEVAPSLD; from the exons ATGGCTCTTTTTGTAGCCAATGGCAACGGTTGTTGTGGTGGCAGAATCATCTGCAACAAGCCCATCAGAAACCACCCCTACGGCCACCGCCTCCTCCATCGTCCCCAAATCCTTTTCCCATTCTCACCCAGAAGAGCTCTCCATATAGTCTCGGCCAAGAAGTTGTCGTCTCGAACTGGCCGCTTTGACAGCAAGAACAGGAGGAGCTCCACCACCACCAGAGACCAggaagatgatgaagaagaaaaagggaTTGCTGAGATTGAAAGGAGTAATGTTAGTGAAGCTATTAGTGCTAGTAAAGTTGAAAATGTGGGTACAAGTACAGTTGATGTGGAGGATGATGGCTATTTCTTGCCTAAACTCCCAGGGGATGAGCCAGACTTCTGGGAAGGTCCGCAGTGGGATGCTCTTGGGTTCTTTGTGCAGTATTTGTGGGCTTTTGGCATTGTTTTCGCG CTAATTGCATGTGGAATTGCTGTGGCTACATACAATGAAGGAGCAACAGATTTTAAGGAGACTCCTGCATACAAAGAGTCAATCCAATCTCGAGAGCTTTTAGAAGAACCTGAAGCATCTAATTCTGATGTGTTTGAATCCAATCCAACTGAGGTAGCGCCTAGTTTGGACTAG
- the LOC110647708 gene encoding non-specific lipid transfer protein GPI-anchored 10, which produces MAFLCLHTTSLVLLFLISLPTKGLSQDTPINPDPTIADCTPRLLPLTPCAPFVQGMVRSPPPSCCNNLKQLYLQQPGCLCLMLNDTNLISFPINSTLALKLPALCHSQVNTSACSGLPEVPSSSPASQVPLGAHNNSSNGKHTNSSVAASPMVQVAPRPVIMGLGLSRNAGRKLKAKRLLVLLVTVAATLLTKATH; this is translated from the exons ATGGCTTTCCTTTGTCTTCACACTACATCCCTTGTTTTACTGTTCCTCATTTCCCTTCCAACCAAAGGCCTCTCACAGGACACCCCTATCAACCCAGACCCAACAATAGCTGATTGCACCCCACGGCTGCTTCCACTGACCCCATGTGCACCATTTGTGCAAGGCATGGTTAGGTCACCACCGCCATCTTGTTGTAACAACCTCAAGCAACTCTACTTGCAGCAACCTGGTTGTCTTTGCCTCATGCTCAATGACACTAACTTGATTTCTTTCCCAATTAACAGTACCCTTGCCCTGAAGCTCCCTGCTCTCTGTCACAGCCAAGTAAATACCTCTGCTTGTTCAG GGCTTCCTGAAGTGCCTTCTAGTTCACCTGCTTCTCAAGTTCCCCTAGGGGCTCATAACAATTCTTCTAACGGGAAACACACCAACTCTTCTGTCGCTG CATCTCCAATGGTTCAAGTGGCACCAAGACCTGTTATCATGGGATTAGGGCTCAGTCGGAATGCTGGTAGAAAGTTAAAGGCAAAAAGGCTCTTGGTGCTTCTGGTGACTGTGGCAGCTACTCTTCTTACAAAAGCAACTCACTGA
- the LOC110647709 gene encoding uncharacterized protein LOC110647709, translating into MASWVKKELAKLRIYKSNNRLLLPPLDTSPTMLPVEEVVLAADIGCVTCQKRMVDEISRIEDIESVVVHVFEKKVTLARKSVAKGSSSAAAAAASASAKASRAALFSFHI; encoded by the exons ATGGCATCTTGGGTTAAGAAGGAGCTTGCCAAACTCAGAATCTACAAGTCCAATAATAGACTACTCCTTCCTCCACTAGATACTTCTCCGACAATGCTTCCG GTTGAGGAAGTTGTTTTAGCAGCTGATATAGGATGTGTGACATGCCAAAAGAGGATGGTTGAtgaaatttcaagaattgaag ATATTGAATCTGTTGTGGTGCATGTGTTTGAGAAGAAAGTGACGCTTGCTCGTAAATCTGTGGCTAAAGGTTCCTcttctgctgctgctgctgctgcttctgCTTCTGCCAAAGCCTCAAGGGCTGCTTTGTTTTCATTCCATATATGA
- the LOC110647705 gene encoding heavy metal-associated isoprenylated plant protein 25, with the protein MQFYCMVMRINIDCKGCYRKVRRALLDMQELETHLIEKKQSRVSVCGKFNPQDVAIKIRNKTNRRVEILDIQELVTTPNSTNDNNQNNQEQKSLVNSSSWNLESSQTQIAANCIQDGYIGY; encoded by the exons ATGCAGTTCTACTGCATGGTGATGAGGATCAACATTGATTGCAAAGGCTGTTACAGAAAAGTAAGAAGAGCCCTTCTTGATATGCAAG AATTGGAGACACACTTGATAGAGAAGAAGCAGAGCAGGGTAAGTGTGTGTGGGAAATTCAATCCACAGGATGTGGCTATCAAAATCAGGAACAAGACTAACCGCAGAGTTGAGATATTGGACATACAAGAGCTGGTCACCACCCCCAACTCGACCAACGACAACAACCAAAATAATCAAGAACAGAAAAGCCTCGTCAATTCAAGTTCTTGGAATCTTGAATCAAGCCAAACCCAGATAGCTGCTAATTGCATACAAGATGGATATATAGGATACTGA
- the LOC110647701 gene encoding serine/threonine-protein phosphatase 2A 65 kDa regulatory subunit A beta isoform, with translation MATIDEPLYPIAVLIDELKNEDIQLRLNSIRKLSTIARALGEERTRKELIPFLSENNDDDDEVLIAMAEELGVFIPYIGGVEHANVLLPPLETLCTVEETCVRDKAVESLCRIGAQIREQDLVEYFIPLVKRLAAGEWFTARVSSCCLFHIAYPSAPETLKTELRAIYSQLCQDDMPMVRRSAATNLGKFAATIEPAHLKTDIMSIFEDLTQDDQDSVRLLAVEGCAALGKLLEPQDCVAHILPVIVNFSQDKSWRVRYMVANQLYELCEAVGPERTSSDLVPAYVRLLCDNEAEVRIAAAGKVTKFCRILNPELAIQRIIPCVKELSTDSSQHVRSALASVIMGMAPILGKDATIEQLLPIFLSLLKDEFPDVRLNIISKLDQVNQVIGIDLLSQSLLPAIVELAEDRHWRVRLAIIEYVPLLASQLGVGFFDDKLGALCMQWLKDKVYSIRDAAANNVKRLAEEFGPDWAMQHIVPQVLDMINNPHYLYRMTILHAISLLAPVMGSEITCSTLLPVVVNTSKDRVPNIKFNVAKVLQSLIPIVDQSVVDKTIRPCLVELSEDPDVDVRFFATQALQSSDQVMMST, from the exons ATGGCAACAATCGATGAGCCTTTATACCCAATTGCTGTTCTAATTGATGAGCTGAAAAATGAGGACATTCAGCTTCGTTTGAACTCAATTCGTAAGCTTTCTACAATTGCACGTGCGCTTGGGGAGGAGAGAACTCGAAAGGAATTGATTCCTTTCTTAAGTGAgaataatgatgatgatgatgaagtgCTTATTGCAATGGCGGAAGAATTGGGGGTTTTTATTCCTTATATTGGTGGTGTGGAGCATGCCAATGTGTTGCTTCCACCGCTTGAGACTTTGTGCACTGTTGAAGAAACTTGCGTTAGAGATAAAGCAGTGGAGTCCTTATGTAGAATTGGGGCACAGATAAGGGAGCAAGACTTGGTCGAGTATTTTATACCATTAGTGAAG AGACTGGCTGCTGGTGAATGGTTTACAGCTCGAGTTTCCTCATGTTGCTTGTTTCATATTGCATATCCAAGTGCTCCTGAGACTTTAAAAACTGAACTGAGGGCAATATACAGTCAGCTATGTCAAGATGATATGCCCATGGTTCGTAGATCTGCAGCAACAAACCTGGGAAAATTTGCTGCTACTATTGAGCCTGCCCATTTAAAGACTGACATCATGTCAATATTTGAGGATTTGACACAAGATG ATCAAGATTCTGTTCGACTATTGGCTGTTGAGGGTTGTGCAGCACTTGGAAAGTTGTTGGAACCCCAAGACTGTGTGGCACATATTCTCCCTGTCATAGTTAATTTCTCACAG GATAAGTCTTGGCGTGTTCGTTACATGGTTGCTAACCAATTATATGAGCTATGTGAAGCTGTTGGCCCTGAACGTACCAG TTCGGATCTGGTTCCTGCATATGTTCGGCTACTTTGTGATAATGAAGCTGAAGTACGTATAGCTGCTGCAGGCAAAGTAACTAAATTTTGCCGGATTTTGAACCCAGAACTTGCAATCCAGCGGATTATTCCTTGTGTAAAG GAATTGTCCACAGATTCATCCCAACATGTTCGTTCTGCTTTGGCTTCAGTTATAATGGGAATGGCACCAATTTTGGGAAAG GATGCAACAATAGAGCAACTGCTGcccatttttctctctcttttgaaAGATGAATTTCCTGATGTTCGCCTGAATATTATTAGCAAGCTTGATCAAGTCAATCAG GTAATTGGAATTGACTTGCTTTCCCAGTCCCTGTTGCCAGCAATTGTAGAGCTTGCCGAGGATAGACATTGGAGGGTCCGTCTTGCAATCATAGAATACGTACCTTTATTGGCTAGTCAGTTGGGTGTTGGATTTTTTGATGATAAGCTTGGTGCTCTTTGCATGCAGTGGTTAAAAGATAAG GTATACTCGATTCGTGATGCAGCTGCTAATAATGTGAAGCGCCTTGCAGAAGAATTTGGCCCAGATTGGGCAATGCAGCACATAGTTCCTCAG GTTTTGGACATGATTAATAACCCACACTATCTGTATCGAATGACCATTCTACATGCAATTTCTCTTCTCGCTCCTGTTATGGGCTCTGAAATTACTTGTTCCACACTTCTCCCTGTTGTCGTCAATACATCAAAAGATAG GGTACCCAACATTAAATTCAATGTGGCTAAGGTGTTGCAGTCTCTTATCCCCATAGTTGATCAGTCG GTGGTGGATAAGACGATTCGTCCATGTTTGGTTGAGCTTAG